One region of Bacillus zhangzhouensis genomic DNA includes:
- the trmD gene encoding tRNA (guanosine(37)-N1)-methyltransferase TrmD, with product MKIDFLTLFPEMFEGVLHSSILKKAQEKEAVSFHVVNFREYSDHKHKTVDDYPYGGGAGMVLKAQPVFDAVEDLTKKASTKPRVILVCPQGERYTQKKAEELAKEEHLMFICGHYEGYDERIREHLVTDEISIGDFVLTGGELPAMMIADSVVRLLPHVLGKEASHIEDSFSTGLLEHPHYTRPADYKGLKVPDVLLSGNHAKIEEWRRKESLKRTYTRRPDLINSCKTLTDEEKRWLWQLHND from the coding sequence ATGAAAATCGACTTCTTAACCCTTTTTCCTGAAATGTTCGAAGGTGTGCTTCACTCATCGATCTTAAAAAAAGCACAGGAGAAAGAAGCTGTCTCATTTCATGTCGTTAATTTTAGAGAGTATTCAGATCATAAGCATAAAACAGTGGATGACTATCCGTATGGCGGCGGTGCTGGTATGGTCCTGAAAGCGCAGCCCGTATTTGATGCGGTAGAAGATTTAACAAAGAAAGCAAGCACGAAGCCCAGGGTCATTCTTGTCTGTCCTCAAGGGGAAAGATATACACAAAAGAAGGCAGAAGAACTTGCAAAAGAAGAGCATCTTATGTTCATTTGCGGTCACTATGAAGGCTATGATGAGCGCATCAGGGAGCATCTTGTCACAGATGAGATTTCAATTGGAGATTTCGTCCTCACAGGCGGAGAGCTGCCAGCGATGATGATTGCAGACAGTGTGGTCAGGCTTTTGCCTCATGTGCTTGGAAAAGAAGCGTCTCACATCGAAGATTCATTCAGTACAGGTCTGCTTGAGCACCCGCACTATACAAGGCCAGCAGATTATAAAGGACTAAAAGTGCCGGATGTGCTCCTCTCTGGAAATCATGCCAAAATTGAAGAGTGGCGGCGCAAAGAATCCTTGAAGCGAACCTATACAAGACGGCCAGATTTGATCAATTCGTGCAAAACGTTAACAGATGAAGAAAAAAGATGGCTTTGGCAGCTTCATAATGACTAG
- the rplS gene encoding 50S ribosomal protein L19, translating into MQHLIEEITKEQLRTDLPAFRPGDTLRVHVKVVEGTRERIQIFEGVVIKRRGGGISETFTVRKISYGVGVERTFPVHTPKIAKIEVVRHGKVRRAKLYYLRELRGKAARIKEIRR; encoded by the coding sequence ATGCAACATTTGATTGAAGAAATCACAAAAGAACAATTACGCACTGATCTTCCTGCGTTCCGTCCTGGTGACACTTTACGTGTACACGTTAAAGTTGTCGAGGGTACTCGTGAGCGTATCCAGATCTTTGAAGGTGTTGTAATCAAGCGTCGTGGTGGTGGAATCAGCGAAACTTTCACAGTTCGTAAGATCTCTTACGGTGTAGGCGTTGAGCGTACATTCCCTGTACACACACCAAAAATCGCTAAGATCGAAGTTGTACGTCACGGTAAGGTACGTCGTGCGAAACTTTACTACCTGCGTGAACTTCGCGGTAAAGCGGCTCGTATCAAAGAAATCAGACGATAA
- the ylqF gene encoding ribosome biogenesis GTPase YlqF, whose amino-acid sequence MTIQWFPGHMAKARREVTEKLKLIDIVFELTDARIPMSSRNPMIEEILQNKPKIMLLNKADKADPRMTKEWQAHFEQQGVRSLAINSVDGQGLNQIITTSKEILKEKFDRMKAKGVKPRAIRALIIGIPNVGKSTLINRLAKKNIAKTGDRPGITTSQQWVKVGKELELLDTPGILWPKFEDEQVGLRLAVTGAIKDSIINLQDVAVYALRFLEENYPERLKKRYDLVEIPEDTVELFDAIGTKRGCLMSGGFINYDKTTEIIIRDIRTEKFGPLTFEKPES is encoded by the coding sequence ATGACGATTCAATGGTTTCCAGGCCATATGGCAAAAGCAAGACGTGAAGTCACAGAAAAATTAAAGCTCATCGACATCGTATTTGAATTAACCGATGCAAGAATTCCGATGTCCTCTAGAAACCCAATGATCGAAGAAATCCTTCAAAACAAACCCAAAATCATGCTCTTAAACAAAGCAGATAAAGCAGATCCTCGTATGACAAAGGAGTGGCAGGCGCATTTTGAGCAGCAAGGCGTTCGGTCTCTGGCTATTAACTCTGTCGATGGACAAGGGTTAAATCAGATCATCACGACTTCAAAAGAAATTTTAAAAGAAAAGTTCGACCGCATGAAAGCAAAAGGCGTCAAACCACGTGCAATTCGAGCACTAATTATCGGGATTCCCAACGTCGGAAAATCGACCTTAATCAATCGTTTAGCGAAAAAGAACATTGCCAAAACAGGAGACAGGCCTGGTATTACGACATCACAGCAATGGGTGAAGGTAGGGAAAGAACTAGAACTGCTCGATACCCCTGGAATCCTCTGGCCGAAGTTTGAAGATGAGCAAGTAGGACTCAGGCTTGCGGTGACTGGAGCGATCAAAGATTCGATCATCAACTTACAGGATGTCGCTGTGTATGCACTTCGTTTTCTAGAAGAGAACTACCCAGAGCGATTAAAAAAACGCTATGATCTAGTGGAGATACCTGAAGATACGGTTGAGCTGTTTGATGCAATTGGCACAAAGCGCGGCTGTCTAATGAGCGGGGGATTCATAAACTATGACAAAACCACCGAAATCATTATTCGGGATATTCGAACAGAAAAATTTGGTCCCCTCACTTTTGAGAAGCCTGAAAGCTAA
- a CDS encoding ribonuclease HII yields the protein MYTVKQIKELIEKHAGDESYIRELVKGDTRKSVQKLIEKWHKEREKQQALRVAWDDMLQFENKAKAQGYTCIAGIDEAGRGPLAGPVVAAAVILKEDTVLLGLNDSKQLSEKKRLAYYDLIQKEALDIGIGIVDAATIDVINIYEASRLAMVRAVEQLTHTPDYLLIDAMTLPLSIHQENIIKGDAKSASIAAGACIAKVTRDQMMEEYGRKYPEYQFEKHKGYGTKEHLAAIQTHGAAPIHRLSFAPVKSVIS from the coding sequence ATGTACACGGTGAAACAAATAAAAGAACTGATAGAAAAGCATGCAGGCGACGAGTCATACATTCGTGAGCTTGTTAAAGGTGATACGAGAAAAAGTGTCCAAAAACTCATAGAAAAGTGGCATAAAGAAAGAGAAAAGCAGCAAGCACTTCGCGTGGCATGGGATGACATGCTGCAATTTGAAAACAAGGCAAAGGCGCAGGGATACACATGTATTGCTGGAATAGATGAAGCAGGAAGAGGCCCGCTCGCCGGCCCAGTTGTGGCAGCAGCTGTCATATTAAAGGAAGATACAGTCTTGCTCGGTTTAAACGACTCAAAGCAATTATCTGAGAAAAAAAGATTGGCTTATTATGATTTAATTCAAAAAGAAGCACTTGATATCGGAATCGGCATTGTTGATGCGGCTACGATTGATGTAATCAATATTTATGAAGCATCAAGACTCGCGATGGTGAGAGCTGTGGAGCAGTTAACTCATACACCAGATTATCTACTCATAGATGCCATGACACTCCCGCTTTCTATTCATCAAGAGAATATCATCAAAGGAGATGCAAAAAGTGCATCCATTGCAGCAGGTGCATGTATTGCGAAGGTGACAAGGGATCAAATGATGGAAGAGTACGGGCGTAAGTATCCTGAGTATCAATTTGAAAAACATAAAGGGTACGGAACGAAAGAGCATCTGGCTGCGATTCAAACACATGGTGCTGCCCCAATCCACCGATTATCATTTGCGCCAGTGAAATCTGTTATATCATAA